One genomic window of Chlamydiales bacterium STE3 includes the following:
- a CDS encoding hypothetical protein (Product derived from UniProtKB/Trembl:Q6MA00), translated as MTEKTPPKLPDRPLECGDCRKSIAVIYTEIVGETITHTSMCADCPELRRRLYGSQYKGAKLHEGQTDLACGNCGTTLEAVKSGSLLGCPVCYEVFDETILSEMQIAGKLGLRLINAKKSTPVHLGRAPGEIKEMNPAMRLLALNEALTETLQREDYEQAAWLRDQIKALTGEPPIEEAKKGNKE; from the coding sequence ATGACAGAAAAAACACCCCCCAAACTTCCTGATAGACCGCTCGAATGCGGTGACTGCCGTAAATCTATCGCTGTAATTTATACAGAAATAGTTGGTGAGACAATCACACATACCAGTATGTGTGCAGATTGCCCAGAACTTAGAAGACGCCTCTATGGCAGTCAGTATAAGGGCGCTAAGCTCCATGAAGGACAAACTGACCTCGCATGTGGAAACTGCGGGACGACCTTGGAGGCTGTTAAATCGGGCAGTCTACTCGGTTGCCCTGTCTGTTATGAAGTTTTCGATGAAACGATCCTTTCTGAGATGCAAATTGCCGGTAAGCTTGGCTTACGGTTAATCAATGCCAAAAAATCGACCCCTGTTCACCTTGGCCGAGCTCCTGGAGAAATCAAAGAAATGAATCCTGCAATGCGTCTCCTTGCTTTAAATGAGGCCTTAACCGAAACGCTGCAAAGAGAAGATTATGAACAAGCAGCTTGGTTACGCGATCAAATTAAAGCGTTAACCGGAGAACCTCCGATTGAAGAAGCCAAAAAAGGGAACAAAGAGTGA
- a CDS encoding Uncharacterized protein (Product derived from UniProtKB/Trembl:D1R6H3) yields the protein MKVKGIAVNPLGQKQFVDHLAPLAIALDIPYLFHDELEALQAEYDYPNLKTLFLPHEEFSPEFLIAHFDYTLMSDQWNKKIFREKFRPLEEEYGKRMRNVHCPHGFSDKGFYLRGCAFEDICLVYGQNMIDLLTEWGVREHLEHFVTSGNIRFSYYQKHQAYYDSLVRKELLGHFAQKKPLILYAPTCLDLEESTSFFDAASKLLEALPSDYNMIVKPHPRLEQDDPAQYYTIISRYEDRENILFLKDFSPIYPLLSITDLYIGDMSSIGYDFLAFNRPMFFLNQQRRDPTYDRALYLFRCGVEIQPDQYENIYAIIDREIAQDQKTHAAVRRQTYNYTFAGTPSFEQLKEEIYHVLSLEN from the coding sequence ATGAAAGTTAAAGGCATCGCTGTTAATCCGTTAGGGCAAAAGCAATTTGTCGACCATCTCGCCCCTTTAGCTATAGCTCTTGACATTCCTTATCTTTTTCATGATGAGCTAGAAGCTTTACAAGCTGAATACGACTATCCTAATTTGAAGACGCTTTTTCTTCCTCACGAGGAATTTAGCCCTGAGTTCCTTATTGCGCATTTTGATTACACACTAATGTCAGATCAATGGAATAAAAAAATTTTTCGTGAAAAATTCCGTCCATTAGAGGAAGAATACGGGAAAAGGATGCGCAATGTGCACTGCCCTCACGGTTTTTCCGATAAAGGTTTTTATTTACGTGGCTGCGCTTTTGAAGATATCTGCTTGGTCTATGGCCAAAATATGATCGATCTTCTTACAGAATGGGGAGTCCGAGAACACCTTGAGCATTTTGTGACGAGCGGCAACATCCGTTTTTCCTATTACCAAAAGCATCAAGCGTATTACGATTCATTAGTTCGGAAGGAGTTATTAGGGCATTTTGCGCAAAAAAAGCCCCTCATCCTCTACGCACCAACTTGTTTGGATCTTGAAGAATCGACTTCATTTTTTGACGCAGCGTCTAAGCTCTTAGAGGCATTGCCAAGTGATTACAACATGATCGTCAAGCCTCATCCACGCCTTGAGCAAGATGATCCAGCTCAGTACTACACTATTATTAGCCGTTATGAAGATAGAGAAAACATTCTTTTTTTAAAGGACTTTTCACCGATCTACCCACTCCTCTCCATTACGGATCTTTATATTGGGGATATGTCTTCAATAGGGTATGATTTCTTAGCATTTAATCGACCCATGTTTTTTTTAAATCAGCAAAGGCGAGACCCTACCTACGACCGTGCACTTTATCTCTTCCGTTGTGGAGTGGAAATACAGCCAGATCAATACGAGAATATCTACGCGATTATAGATAGAGAAATAGCTCAAGATCAAAAAACACATGCTGCGGTGCGAAGGCAAACCTACAACTACACATTTGCTGGCACACCCTCATTTGAACAGTTAAAAGAAGAAATTTATCATGTTCTCTCGCTTGAAAATTAA
- a CDS encoding Elongation factor Ts (Product derived from UniProtKB/Swiss-Prot:Q6MEY8;Gene name derived from UniProtKB/Swiss-Prot:Q6MEY8) → MTTVTATMVKELRDRTGIGMGECKKALEEANGDMELAIANLRKRGMASAVKKEGRVANEGMIGTAVDGNHIAIVEVNAETDFVVRNDRFKQFLETVAQEIAKTKPASLEQFLQQKCPKDPSLTIDEYRATEVQAIGENIQIRRMVVLEKKPSKSIGVYSHLGGKIVTAVEIEGSDQEESLAKDIAMHVAAANPEYLSPEKVPANVLDQEKEIAKGQVQGKPANIVDKIVEGKINAFYDSACLSRQKYIRDDALSISELIAKRAKETGQPLTLVNFIRWNVGG, encoded by the coding sequence ATGACAACGGTTACAGCCACAATGGTTAAAGAGTTAAGAGACCGTACAGGTATTGGCATGGGAGAGTGCAAAAAAGCACTTGAAGAAGCTAATGGTGACATGGAATTGGCGATTGCTAATTTGAGAAAACGCGGGATGGCTTCTGCTGTAAAAAAAGAGGGACGTGTTGCTAATGAGGGAATGATTGGAACTGCTGTGGATGGCAATCACATTGCTATCGTAGAAGTAAATGCCGAAACAGACTTCGTTGTGCGCAATGATCGCTTTAAGCAGTTTTTAGAAACAGTGGCTCAAGAAATTGCAAAAACAAAACCTGCTTCTCTCGAGCAATTTTTGCAACAGAAATGTCCTAAAGATCCTTCTCTTACGATTGATGAATACCGTGCTACGGAAGTCCAAGCAATTGGGGAAAATATCCAAATTCGCCGCATGGTGGTTTTGGAAAAGAAACCATCTAAATCAATTGGTGTTTACTCTCACCTTGGCGGAAAAATTGTGACCGCTGTGGAAATCGAGGGCAGTGATCAAGAAGAATCTCTAGCAAAAGACATTGCGATGCACGTGGCTGCTGCAAACCCTGAATACTTGAGCCCTGAAAAAGTTCCTGCAAATGTTCTCGATCAAGAAAAAGAAATTGCTAAGGGACAAGTTCAAGGAAAGCCTGCGAATATCGTGGATAAGATCGTAGAAGGCAAGATCAATGCATTTTACGATTCCGCTTGCTTAAGCCGTCAAAAATATATTAGAGATGACGCTCTTTCCATTTCTGAATTGATCGCAAAACGAGCAAAAGAAACGGGTCAGCCTCTTACTCTCGTTAACTTTATACGTTGGAATGTTGGCGGATAA
- a CDS encoding Ribosome-recycling factor (Product derived from UniProtKB/Swiss-Prot:Q6M9Z9;Gene name derived from UniProtKB/Swiss-Prot:Q6M9Z9), protein MSVLDDTKAKMAAAIEHLKTELKGIRTGKANPSMLDTVQVEIYGTMMRIKDFASVTSPEMRQLLITPFDPQNLHAIAKGIEKANLGLQPIVDGNAVRLRIPQMDESVRKEMVKICHKKGEEAKVSIRNVRREANELIRKQKSNGEIPEDQMKKIEKQIQEQTDKFCKEADTITEQKEKEVMHV, encoded by the coding sequence ATGAGCGTTCTAGATGATACAAAAGCTAAAATGGCAGCCGCCATAGAGCATTTAAAAACGGAATTGAAAGGAATCAGAACTGGTAAAGCGAATCCTTCTATGCTGGACACAGTTCAGGTAGAGATTTATGGCACAATGATGAGGATCAAAGACTTTGCTTCTGTGACATCCCCTGAAATGAGGCAACTTTTAATCACGCCCTTCGATCCTCAGAATCTCCATGCGATAGCAAAAGGGATTGAAAAAGCTAATTTAGGATTGCAACCCATCGTCGACGGGAATGCTGTCCGCCTTAGAATTCCGCAAATGGATGAATCGGTACGTAAGGAAATGGTCAAAATTTGCCATAAAAAAGGCGAAGAGGCTAAAGTTAGTATCCGGAATGTACGTCGTGAGGCGAATGAACTGATTCGCAAGCAGAAAAGCAATGGAGAGATTCCGGAAGATCAAATGAAGAAAATTGAAAAGCAAATCCAAGAACAGACGGATAAATTTTGCAAAGAAGCTGACACTATTACTGAGCAAAAAGAAAAAGAAGTCATGCATGTGTAA
- a CDS encoding hypothetical protein (Product derived from UniProtKB/Swiss-Prot:Q9PLP9;EC number derived from UniProtKB/Swiss-Prot:Q9PLP9;Putative ATP:guanido phosphotransferase TC_0046), producing the protein MKNKTFKEILAQYTIPWNDNSHTVWLASALLLQRNIEKYHFPGKLDSDRRKQIVAVIGKEVEKLEGIEEPLLVKAEESSPQEKEFLMEHCLTNESFLQAHQGEAFIVDKSGAFILSLNIRDHLHLRTLDTNGELESAWNRLVKLETQLSKSFSYAYSSKFGFLTADPFSCGTGLVVSAYLQLSGLIHLGKLDSTLAGMKDDSIKVSGLQEDSGELIGDIVKISNNYVLGVNEEAIIANLRSFITKLVVEENSARSTIRQQESADIKDKVARSFGLLIHSYQIEAAEALNEIALLKLGLELGWLKGIEMKELNKLFFICRRAHLLNHFPEKISQEEIPHKRAEFIHSFLKNASLLI; encoded by the coding sequence GTGAAAAATAAGACATTTAAAGAAATATTGGCTCAGTACACGATTCCTTGGAATGACAACAGCCATACGGTCTGGCTTGCCTCAGCTTTATTATTGCAGCGCAACATTGAAAAATATCATTTTCCCGGAAAGCTTGACAGCGATCGACGCAAACAAATTGTCGCTGTTATTGGTAAAGAAGTAGAGAAGCTTGAAGGAATCGAAGAACCTCTTCTAGTGAAAGCGGAAGAAAGCTCTCCCCAAGAGAAAGAATTCCTCATGGAACACTGTCTGACTAATGAGAGTTTTTTGCAAGCCCATCAAGGAGAAGCCTTTATTGTCGATAAAAGCGGTGCTTTTATCCTTTCTCTCAATATTCGCGATCATCTTCACCTGCGTACACTTGACACAAATGGCGAGTTAGAGAGTGCTTGGAACCGGCTAGTGAAATTAGAAACTCAGCTCAGCAAATCTTTCTCTTATGCTTACTCCTCTAAATTTGGATTTTTAACAGCCGATCCATTTTCGTGTGGAACTGGGCTGGTTGTATCAGCTTATCTGCAGCTTTCTGGACTGATTCATTTGGGTAAACTAGACAGCACTTTGGCAGGAATGAAAGATGATAGTATAAAAGTAAGCGGCCTACAGGAAGATTCAGGGGAATTGATTGGAGATATAGTCAAAATCAGCAATAACTACGTTTTAGGAGTTAACGAAGAGGCAATCATTGCTAATTTACGCAGTTTTATCACGAAACTCGTTGTTGAAGAAAACAGCGCGCGAAGCACTATTCGACAACAAGAGAGTGCAGATATCAAGGATAAGGTTGCTCGTTCCTTTGGTCTCCTTATTCACTCTTACCAAATTGAAGCTGCGGAAGCATTGAATGAAATCGCCCTCTTGAAACTTGGTCTAGAGCTAGGATGGTTGAAGGGCATCGAGATGAAGGAGCTCAATAAGCTTTTCTTTATTTGTCGAAGAGCCCATTTGCTCAACCATTTTCCAGAGAAAATCTCTCAGGAAGAAATCCCTCATAAAAGGGCTGAGTTTATCCACAGCTTTTTAAAAAACGCCTCTTTACTGATTTAG
- a CDS encoding putative biotin transporter BioY (Product derived from UniProtKB/Swiss-Prot:O57898;Gene name derived from UniProtKB/Swiss-Prot:O57898), whose protein sequence is MSLSQEITLKTSQTESLLKEALFIFAASLFIALCSQISVPLFFTPVPMTLQTFAIAMTGWALGSKRGALAVLMYLLEGAMGLPVFSHLHSGIGSLIGPTGGYMFGFIFGAIISGSITHRSTSFPRLALGFFLCSAAIHLCGLPWLSLWVGAERTLQLGLLPFILGDLVKIGLSISSAKLWHPKKQLNFPGPV, encoded by the coding sequence ATGTCCTTATCTCAAGAAATTACTCTAAAAACATCTCAGACAGAAAGCTTGCTAAAAGAAGCTTTATTTATTTTCGCCGCTTCTTTATTTATCGCCCTTTGCTCGCAGATCTCTGTGCCCCTTTTCTTTACGCCTGTTCCCATGACTTTACAAACTTTCGCCATTGCAATGACGGGTTGGGCCTTAGGAAGTAAACGCGGCGCTTTAGCCGTGCTAATGTACTTATTAGAAGGAGCCATGGGGCTGCCAGTCTTTAGCCACCTACACTCAGGGATTGGATCACTGATAGGACCGACTGGAGGCTATATGTTCGGTTTTATTTTTGGAGCAATAATTTCAGGAAGCATTACCCACAGATCGACAAGCTTCCCAAGGCTCGCTTTAGGCTTTTTCCTTTGCAGTGCAGCTATTCACCTTTGTGGGCTTCCATGGCTCAGCCTCTGGGTCGGAGCAGAACGCACTTTGCAACTCGGTCTTTTGCCATTTATCCTGGGTGATTTGGTTAAAATTGGGTTATCGATTAGCAGTGCAAAATTGTGGCATCCCAAAAAACAACTTAATTTCCCTGGCCCTGTTTAA
- a CDS encoding hypothetical protein (Product derived from UniProtKB/Swiss-Prot:Q93AA7;UPF0194 membrane protein YP_0975): protein MRRVILLIMLLLLFLTGLASYLYFKNHPNDGLLILYGNVDVRQVDLGFRVSGRVDCMPFQEGEFVKKGSLLGMMDKQPYFDRVKEAQANIGAIKRNLENAENIFKRRKDLVRDGSISQEDFDNAQSTRDVLAANLKQAEASLGVVLTNLRDTEIFAPNDGVILTRIREPGAVVRESDPIYTLSLTSPIWVRTFVPEVSLGKIYPGMRTEIRTDTIGGKVYEGHIGFISPVAEFTPKTVETAQLRTDLVYRLRVIVENPDGGLRQGMPVTVTLHFQEKKAVDS from the coding sequence ATGAGACGCGTCATACTCCTAATAATGCTGCTCCTTCTCTTCCTAACGGGCTTGGCAAGCTATCTCTATTTTAAGAACCATCCCAATGATGGCCTTCTCATTCTTTATGGCAATGTAGATGTCCGTCAAGTCGATCTCGGCTTTCGTGTCAGTGGGCGTGTCGATTGCATGCCTTTTCAGGAAGGAGAGTTTGTTAAAAAAGGCTCTTTGTTAGGCATGATGGATAAGCAACCCTACTTTGATCGTGTTAAAGAAGCTCAAGCCAATATCGGCGCCATCAAAAGAAATTTAGAGAATGCAGAAAATATTTTTAAAAGAAGGAAAGACCTCGTACGGGATGGTAGTATCTCTCAGGAGGATTTTGATAATGCTCAATCAACGAGAGATGTGTTAGCTGCAAACCTTAAACAAGCAGAAGCTAGTTTAGGTGTAGTTCTTACAAATTTAAGAGATACAGAAATTTTTGCTCCCAATGACGGAGTTATCTTGACGCGGATACGTGAGCCGGGGGCCGTTGTTAGAGAGTCTGATCCTATCTATACGTTGTCACTCACTTCACCTATTTGGGTTAGAACCTTTGTGCCCGAAGTCTCTCTTGGAAAGATCTATCCGGGAATGAGGACAGAAATTCGCACGGACACTATTGGTGGAAAAGTGTATGAAGGGCATATCGGTTTTATCTCTCCTGTTGCTGAATTTACTCCTAAAACTGTAGAAACAGCGCAGTTGAGAACTGATCTTGTTTATCGCTTAAGAGTAATTGTTGAAAACCCTGATGGGGGTTTGAGACAAGGTATGCCTGTCACGGTAACATTGCACTTTCAAGAGAAAAAGGCTGTAGATTCGTGA
- a CDS encoding Uridylate kinase (Product derived from UniProtKB/Swiss-Prot:Q6M9Z8;Gene name derived from UniProtKB/Swiss-Prot:Q6M9Z8;EC number derived from UniProtKB/Swiss-Prot:Q6M9Z8) — protein sequence MPQKKRKRLLLKLSGEILQGPQPFGIDAEACKKLSLAIRQIQSEGYDLGIVIGAGNLFRGMSLSALGMPRTPADQIGMLATIMNGIAMQQALEAIDCRVKVMSALECPRAVESYNWANAVDYLREGVILLFAGGTGNPYFTTDTAAALRASEIQADILLKATKVDGIYSQDPQKFAGAKRYESLTYDHFLAEKLQVMDATAVTICRNNKIPILVFNMNQLGVLPIAHLVEDKNLATIIKD from the coding sequence ATGCCCCAAAAAAAGCGCAAAAGGTTGTTGCTGAAACTTTCAGGAGAAATACTGCAAGGTCCTCAGCCTTTTGGAATTGATGCAGAAGCGTGTAAAAAGCTTTCTTTAGCGATCCGCCAAATCCAATCAGAAGGGTATGATCTAGGCATTGTCATTGGTGCCGGAAATCTTTTTAGAGGAATGTCTCTCAGCGCATTGGGGATGCCCCGTACGCCGGCAGACCAAATTGGGATGTTAGCAACGATCATGAATGGGATCGCCATGCAGCAAGCCCTTGAAGCTATTGATTGCCGAGTGAAAGTGATGAGCGCTTTGGAATGTCCTAGAGCCGTAGAGAGCTACAACTGGGCTAACGCGGTGGATTATTTGCGCGAAGGCGTTATTTTGCTTTTTGCGGGAGGCACAGGGAATCCCTACTTTACAACAGATACTGCTGCGGCTTTGCGCGCGAGTGAAATTCAAGCGGATATCCTTCTCAAGGCGACAAAAGTAGATGGCATCTATAGCCAGGATCCTCAAAAATTTGCCGGAGCTAAACGTTACGAGAGCCTGACCTATGATCATTTTTTAGCAGAGAAACTTCAAGTAATGGATGCGACTGCCGTTACAATATGTAGAAATAACAAGATTCCTATTCTTGTGTTTAATATGAATCAATTGGGTGTTCTCCCCATAGCGCATTTAGTGGAAGACAAAAATTTAGCGACGATAATCAAAGACTAA
- a CDS encoding 30S ribosomal protein S2 (Product derived from UniProtKB/Swiss-Prot:Q6MEY9;Gene name derived from UniProtKB/Swiss-Prot:Q6MEY9) has protein sequence MDQNQSHLPTLKELLEAGAHFGHQTHRWNPKMKRYIFEARNGLYIIDLAKTLQQIRLAVEVVAQTVAKHKSILFVGTKKQAKAVVRELAELCGEFYVCERWLGGMLTNLSTLRQSVKKLERIEKRISSGGEGLTKKELSLLTKDQLKLEKNLSGVRSMRKPPGLVIVVDPSKEHIAVSEANKLGIPVMGLVDTNCNPDPIQYVIACNDDALKSIKLILSSLAQTIIDKKNEQRVAASKGDEEHEEESAEEVLAAKFDDSEALPKGGN, from the coding sequence TTGGATCAAAATCAGTCTCATCTACCTACTTTAAAAGAATTATTAGAAGCTGGCGCACATTTTGGGCACCAGACACACCGTTGGAACCCAAAAATGAAGCGTTACATTTTTGAAGCTCGTAACGGACTTTACATTATCGACCTCGCTAAAACGCTTCAGCAAATTCGTTTAGCTGTAGAAGTTGTAGCGCAAACTGTCGCAAAACACAAAAGCATTCTTTTTGTTGGTACCAAAAAACAAGCTAAGGCCGTAGTGCGTGAGCTTGCTGAGTTATGCGGGGAATTTTACGTGTGCGAAAGATGGTTAGGCGGGATGTTGACCAACCTCTCCACTCTTCGTCAATCTGTTAAGAAACTTGAACGCATTGAAAAACGCATTTCTTCTGGTGGAGAAGGCCTGACTAAAAAAGAGCTTTCCCTATTGACAAAAGATCAACTTAAATTAGAAAAAAACCTTTCCGGTGTTCGCTCAATGCGTAAACCTCCAGGTTTGGTAATTGTTGTCGATCCAAGTAAAGAGCACATTGCTGTTTCAGAAGCAAATAAACTGGGCATTCCCGTCATGGGCCTTGTTGACACCAACTGCAATCCCGACCCAATTCAATACGTGATCGCATGTAACGACGATGCTTTAAAAAGCATTAAGTTAATCCTAAGTTCTTTAGCTCAAACAATCATCGATAAGAAAAATGAGCAGAGAGTGGCTGCTTCCAAAGGTGATGAAGAGCACGAAGAAGAGTCAGCAGAAGAAGTTCTTGCTGCAAAATTTGACGACAGCGAAGCTCTACCAAAAGGAGGTAACTAG